A single Anomalospiza imberbis isolate Cuckoo-Finch-1a 21T00152 chromosome 15, ASM3175350v1, whole genome shotgun sequence DNA region contains:
- the SMIM33 gene encoding small integral membrane protein 33 translates to MNASVPGSQLRQPEPQDVAAFTPVSIVKSVTKKSDALPVISVIVVLFVLLAVCIVLVVHYGPQLRTVQVTLHHEPMAQHMDSVLLTDWRRLDAHGKMDSAGVTCHCSCNHHLPHGSAEPNVIEITYL, encoded by the coding sequence ATGAACGCCtcggtgcccggcagccagcTGAGACAGCCCGAGCCCCAGGATGTGGCCGCCTTCACTCCCGTCTCCATCGTCAAGAGCGTGACCAAGAAATCGGACGCGCTGCCCGTGATCTCGGTGATCGTTGTCCTCTTCGTGCTGCTGGCCGTGTGCATCGTGCTGGTGGTGCACTACGGCCCGCAGCTGCGCACGGTGCAGGTCACGCTGCACCACGAGCCCATGGCCCAGCACATGGACAGCGTGCTCCTCACGGACTGGAGGCGCCTGGATGCCCACGGGAAGATGGACTCGGCTGGAGTGACCTGCCACTGCTCCTGCAACCACCACCTTCCCCACGGGAGTGCTGAGCCCAATGTCATCGAGATCACCTACCTGTGA